A stretch of DNA from Triticum dicoccoides isolate Atlit2015 ecotype Zavitan chromosome 2A, WEW_v2.0, whole genome shotgun sequence:
GAGATTATATCGAAAGCATTCAAGTTGGCGAGCTTTTTTGCTTCTTGTTCCTTGCCCTCTGTTGCTGAGTTGCTGCAGCTCAAGGAATCAGAAGTCGCAGCCATGTCAGCAGCAGGAACGGCATCTTTTGCTTGTAAATTGTATCTGAGCAGTTTTGCATCTAGACCCTTCCTGAACCAAggatgttccatgattctctcaatCGAGATCCTTGTGCTGGGGTTTGGATCAAGAATCCTTAGCAGAAGCCTTCGAATATCTGAAGAGAACCAACTCGGGCATTTGAACTCTGCTTTCCCAATCTTCTTATACATATTCATCAGATTTTTATCTTGGAATGGGAGATACCCAGCCAAAAGCACAAAGAGGATCACCCCACAAGACCAGATGTCAGCCTTAGCGCCGTCATAGCCTTTCCTATTGATCACTTCAGGGGCAACATAAGCAGGCGTGCCGCAGGATGTGTGGAGCAACCCGTCAAGTCTTCTGCACTCAGAAATGGTACTCAGACCGAAGTCTGAAACTTTCAGGTTACTGTTCTCATCAAGAAGAAGGTTCTCCGGCTTCAAATCACGGTGATAGACACCCCTGCTGTGACAAAAGTCAACCGCGCAGATCAGCTGCTGGAAGTACTTCCTTGCAGCATCTTCCTTGAGCCTTCCCCTCTGAACCTTGTTGAACAGCTCTCCACCCTTCACATGCTCCAACACAAAATAAATCTTTGTTTTGGTTGCCATGACCTCATACATCTGAACAATGTTTGGGTGCTTCACCAGCTTCATCACAGATATCTCGCGCTTGATCTGATCCGTGAGCCCGCCCTTCAGAACCTTCTCCTTGTCGGTCACCTTGATGGCAACACTCTGCGAGGTCTCGATGTTACGGGCATGGTAGACCTTGGCAAAGGTCCCTTGCCCGAGCATCTTCCCCATCTCGTACTTCCCCATCAGAATATTCCCCTTCTGCTCTCCCATGATGGCAGGCAGATGTATGCTATGCACACAGAACAGCAGCAGCGATCCCGGACCTTCAAAGGGAGCCTGCGGGTGGTATATGACCTCAACCGTCCCCTCCGAGGTGGTAATCTAAGATGATGGTTGAGATGCCACGTCGAACCCCATTGTGCAGAAGCACATGGAAGAAGAGGTGTGTTGTGTGCTGCTGTGAAGCGGTGTCATCAAGGTCAATCAAAGCAGAAACAGGGGCGGCTACCCTGCCGATTCCCTCGCAAGGTAGCTCTCTAGCATGCAAACACATCTTTCTGCATTCCCTAAGATGTTTCCTCCTTGCTGAAATCCAGGTACTGTCAATCAAGAAAGT
This window harbors:
- the LOC119353289 gene encoding CBL-interacting protein kinase 2-like, whose amino-acid sequence is MGEQKGNILMGKYEMGKMLGQGTFAKVYHARNIETSQSVAIKVTDKEKVLKGGLTDQIKREISVMKLVKHPNIVQMYEVMATKTKIYFVLEHVKGGELFNKVQRGRLKEDAARKYFQQLICAVDFCHSRGVYHRDLKPENLLLDENSNLKVSDFGLSTISECRRLDGLLHTSCGTPAYVAPEVINRKGYDGAKADIWSCGVILFVLLAGYLPFQDKNLMNMYKKIGKAEFKCPSWFSSDIRRLLLRILDPNPSTRISIERIMEHPWFRKGLDAKLLRYNLQAKDAVPAADMAATSDSLSCSNSATEGKEQEAKKLANLNAFDIISLSTGLDLSGMFEDNDKKRESKFTSTNSASTIVSKIEDIAKCMRLKLVKKDGGMLRMESFKAGRKGVMSIDAEIFEVTPDFHLVELKKTNGDTLEYQKVLNQEMRPALKDIVWAWQGEQQPQPQQQPC